One genomic segment of Ricinus communis isolate WT05 ecotype wild-type chromosome 5, ASM1957865v1, whole genome shotgun sequence includes these proteins:
- the LOC8265419 gene encoding cytochrome P450 87A3 — MWSLWFGALVIISITNWVYHWRNPKCNGKLPPGSMGLPLLGETLQFFTPNTSSEIPPFVKERMKRYGPVFRTSLVGRPVVVSTDPDLNYFIFQQEGQLFQSWYPDTFTEIFGRQNVGSLHGFMYKYLKNMVLNLFGPESLKKMLPEVQQAASERLQLWSTQGSVELKEATASMIFDLTAKKLISYDEKNYSENLRDNFVAFMQGLISFPLEIPGTAYHKCLQGRKRAMKILKNLLNERRRNPRQHQRDFFDYVLEDLQKEGSVLTEEIVLDLMFVLLFASFETTSLAITMAVKFLSDHPLALKQLTEEHEAILENRENADSGITWKEYKSMTFTFQVINETVRLANIVPVIFRKVLRDIQFKGYTIPAGWAVMVCPPAVHLNRTKYEDPLSFNPWRWKDQEINTASKNFMAFGGGMRFCVGTDFTKVQMAVFLHCLVTKYRWQTTKGGNIVRTPGLQFPNGYHIQFADKTTGLNST; from the exons ATGTGGAGTTTGTGGTTTGGAGCTTTGGTCATCATAAGCATTACAAATTGGGTGTACCATTGGAGAAATCCCAAATGCAATGGGAAACTCCCCCCCGGTTCAATGGGATTACCACTCCTCGGCGAGACACTTCAGTTCTTCACTCCCAACACTTCTTCTGAAATTCCTCCCTTTGTCAAAGAGAGGATGAAAAG ATACGGGCCAGTATTCAGGACTAGTTTGGTTGGAAGGCCGGTAGTAGTATCAACAGACCCAGATCTCAATTACTTCATCTTCCAACAAGAGGGACAGTTGTTTCAAAGCTGGTATCCAGATACATTCACAGAAATCTTCGGACGACAAAATGTGGGTTCATTACATGGGTTCATGTACAAGTACCTTAAAAATATGGTTCTAAATCTCTTTGGTCCTGAAAGCCTTAAGAAAATGCTCCCTGAAGTTCAACAGGCAGCATCTGAAAGATTACAACTATGGTCTACTCAGGGCTCTGTCGAATTAAAAGAAGCAACAGCTAGT ATGATATTTGATTTGACCGCAAAGAAGCTGATAAGTTATGATGAAAAGAATTACTCAGAGAACCTAAGGGACAACTTTGTTGCTTTCATGCAAGGCTTGATATCCTTCCCTTTGGAAATACCTGGAACAGCATATCATAAATGTTTACAG gGTAGGAAAAGAgcaatgaaaatattaaagaacctgctaaatgaaagaagaagaaatccAAGACAGCATCAAAGAGATTTTTTTGACTATGTACTTGAAGACCTTCAGAAAGAGGGATCAGTCCTTACAGAGGAAATTGTTCTGGATTTAATGTTCGTGCTTCTGTTTGCTAGCTTTGAAACGACTTCCTTGGCTATAACTATGGCTGTCAAATTTTTATCTGACCATCCATTGGCGCTAAAGCAATTAACG GAAGAGCATGaagcaattttagaaaacCGGGAAAATGCTGACTCGGGCATTACATGGAAAGAATATAAATCAATGACATTTACATTTCAG GTCATCAATGAAACTGTTAGACTGGCAAACATAGTTCCAGTAATCTTCAGAAAAGTGCTCAGAGACATCCAGTTCAAGG GATATACCATTCCAGCTGGTTGGGCAGTTATGGTCTGCCCCCCTGCTGTACACTTGAACCGAACAAAATATGAAGATCCACTTTCCTTCAATCCATGGAGATGGAAG GACCAGGAAATAAATACTGCATCAAAAAATTTTATGGCTTTTGGTGGTGGCATGAGATTTTGTGTTGGAACAGATTTTACAAAGGTTCAAATGGCTGTATTTCTTCATTGCTTGGTTACAAAGTACAG GTGGCAAACAACCAAAGGAGGAAATATTGTCCGAACTCCTGGTTTACAATTTCCAAATGGTTATCACATTCAGTTCGCAGACAAAACGACAGGATTGAACTCTACATAG
- the LOC8265420 gene encoding protein HAPLESS 2 isoform X3: MPYTSLHIYVLRDEKGHIIEHTEPTCCPCGPQRRVPSSCGNFFDKLMKGKANTAHCVRFPGDWFHVFGIGQRSIGFSIRIEVKTRYKVSEVIVGPENRTATSKDNFLRVNLIGDFVGYSSLPSFEDFYLVIPRQGEPGQPQDLGMNFSMWMLLERVRFTLDGIECNKIGVSYEAFNQQPNFCASPFWSCLHNQLWNYRDADQNRIDRKQLPLYGVEGRFERINQHPNGGTHSFSIGITEVLNTNLLIELSADDIEFVYQRSPGKILNVTIPTFEALTQFGVGTITTMNTGKVEASYSLTFECSRGVSLMEEQFFIMKPNEIAIRSFKLYPTTDQAAKYICAAILKDSNFNEVDRAECQFSTIATILDNGSQITPFQPPKNSKNGFLDSVESIWNTLWKGLVDFITGKTCRRKCTSFFDFSCHIQYICMGWMVMFGLLLAIIPLVLVLLWLLHQKGFFDPLYDWWEDHVCADKQRHGYIQRHNIDIHHHHIHVKQHHELGARRRKHDAQYKRSTHREHKHNHSGGDTDYNYYLHHVYKDRSKRRSAKKSRIKQHGLLDEMEDDNIKHHRHRKEKEHKRTM; this comes from the exons ATGCCCTATACGAGCTTACATATATACGt GTTGCGGGATGAAAAAGGTCATATTATTGAGCATACAGAG CCTACCTGTTGTCCCTGTGGACCCCAAAGAAGAGTACCATCATCATGTGGAAACTTTT TTGACAAATTAATGAAAGGAAAGGCCAACACTGCACACTGTGTCAGATTTCCAGGTGATTG GTTCCATGTTTTTGGCATTGGACAAAGATCAATTGGATTTAGCATTCGAATTGAGGTGAAGACAAGATATAAAGTTTCG GAAGTGATCGTGGGCCCCGAAAATAGAACAGCAACATCCAAGGATAATTTTCTAAGGGTTAATCTTATTGGAGATTTTGTTGGTTATTCAAGTCTTCCTTCATTTGAAGACTTTTACCTTGTCATTCCAAGGCAG GGTGAGCCTGGTCAACCACAAGATCTGGGGATGAATTTTTCAATGTGGATGCTGCTTGAGAGGGTCAGATTTACGTTAGATGGCATTGAATGCAATAAAATTGGTGTCAGTTATGAGGCTTTCAACCAGCAGCCAAACTTCTGTGCTTCACCATTCTGGAGTTGTTTGCATAATCAATTATGGAATTACCGAGAT GCCGATCAGAATCGGATTGATAGGAAGCAATTACCTTTGTATGGTGTGGAAGGAAGGTTTGAACGGATAAACCAGCATCCA AATGGAGGGACTCATTCATTCTCCATAGGAATCACTGAAGTTCTTAACACAAATCTTTTGATAGAGCTTAGTGCTGATGATATAGAATTTGTCTATCAAAG GAGCCCTGGGAAAATCTTAAATGTCACTATCCCAACATTTGAAGCCCTTACACAATTTGGAGTTGGTACAATCACAACAATGAATACTGGGAAAGTGGAAGCATCATACAGTTTAACG TTCGAGTGCTCAAGAGGCGTCTCCCTTATGgag GAGCAATTCTTTATTATGAAGCCAAACGAAATTGCAATACGATCATTTAAACTCTATCCAACCACTGATCAAGCTGCAAAATACATATGTGCAG CTATACTGAAGgattctaattttaatgaaGTTGATAGGGCAGAGTGCCAATTCTCTACTATTGCTACTATTCTTGACAATGGGTCACAG ATCACTCCCTTTCAACCTCCAAAGAATAGTAAGAATGGTTTCTTAGACTCTGTTGAAAGCATTTGGAATACATTATGGAAAGGTTTGGTTGACTTCATCACTGGAAAAACTTGCAG AAGGAAATGCACTAGTTTCTTTGATTTCAGTTGCCACATACAATACATATGTATGGGTTGGATGGTGATGTTTGGTCTTCTTTTGGCTATTATCCCACTAG TGCTTGTGCTTCTGTGGCTTTTACATCAAAAAGGATTTTTTGATCCTCTTTATGACTGGTGGGAAGATCATGTTTGTGCTGATAAACAGAGACATGGATATATACAGAGACACAACATTGATATCCACCACCATCACATTCATGTTAAGCAACATCACGAGTTGGGAGCAAGGCGCCGCAAGCATGACGCTCAATATAAGCGGAGTACCCATCGGGAGCATAAGCATAATCATTCAGGCGGGGATACTGACTATAATTATTACCTTCACCATGTTTATAAGGACAGAAGTAAACGTAGGAGTGCTaagaaatcaagaatcaaGCAGCACGGACTTTTGGATGAAATGGAGGATGACAACATTAAGCACCACAGACacagaaaggaaaaagaacataaaaggaCTATGTAG
- the LOC8265420 gene encoding protein HAPLESS 2 isoform X1, giving the protein MEKQAIVIILCCLVSYYLLVANVNGVEILSKSKLEKCEKASDSDSDSLNCTAKIVLNMAVPSGSSGGEASIVAEIVEVEENSTSNNMQTLRIPPVITVNKSATYALYELTYIRDVAYKPQEYYVKTRKCERDAGTNVVQICERLRDEKGHIIEHTEPTCCPCGPQRRVPSSCGNFFDKLMKGKANTAHCVRFPGDWFHVFGIGQRSIGFSIRIEVKTRYKVSEVIVGPENRTATSKDNFLRVNLIGDFVGYSSLPSFEDFYLVIPRQGEPGQPQDLGMNFSMWMLLERVRFTLDGIECNKIGVSYEAFNQQPNFCASPFWSCLHNQLWNYRDADQNRIDRKQLPLYGVEGRFERINQHPNGGTHSFSIGITEVLNTNLLIELSADDIEFVYQRSPGKILNVTIPTFEALTQFGVGTITTMNTGKVEASYSLTFECSRGVSLMEEQFFIMKPNEIAIRSFKLYPTTDQAAKYICAAILKDSNFNEVDRAECQFSTIATILDNGSQITPFQPPKNSKNGFLDSVESIWNTLWKGLVDFITGKTCRRKCTSFFDFSCHIQYICMGWMVMFGLLLAIIPLVLVLLWLLHQKGFFDPLYDWWEDHVCADKQRHGYIQRHNIDIHHHHIHVKQHHELGARRRKHDAQYKRSTHREHKHNHSGGDTDYNYYLHHVYKDRSKRRSAKKSRIKQHGLLDEMEDDNIKHHRHRKEKEHKRTM; this is encoded by the exons atggaaAAGCAAGCAATAGTGATTATTTTATGCTGCTTAGTGAGTTACTATTTACTGGTAGCAAATGTTAACGGAGTAGAGATTTTATCAAAATCGAAGCTTGAAAAATGCGAGAAAGCCTCCGACTCCGATTCCGATTCTCTCAATTGCACTGCCAAAATCGTTTTAAACATGGCCGTTCCTAGCGGTTCT AGTGGAGGAGAAGCGTCTATTGTGGCGGAGATAGTGGAGGTGGAGGAGAATTCGACAAGCAACAACATGCAGACATTAAGAATACCACCGGTTATCACTGTCAATAAATCTGCTACTTATGCCCTATACGAGCTTACATATATACGt GATGTTGCTTATAAACCTCAAGAATATTATGTTAAGACACGTAAATGTGAGCGGGATGCTGGTACAAATGTTGTGCAGATATGCGAAAG GTTGCGGGATGAAAAAGGTCATATTATTGAGCATACAGAG CCTACCTGTTGTCCCTGTGGACCCCAAAGAAGAGTACCATCATCATGTGGAAACTTTT TTGACAAATTAATGAAAGGAAAGGCCAACACTGCACACTGTGTCAGATTTCCAGGTGATTG GTTCCATGTTTTTGGCATTGGACAAAGATCAATTGGATTTAGCATTCGAATTGAGGTGAAGACAAGATATAAAGTTTCG GAAGTGATCGTGGGCCCCGAAAATAGAACAGCAACATCCAAGGATAATTTTCTAAGGGTTAATCTTATTGGAGATTTTGTTGGTTATTCAAGTCTTCCTTCATTTGAAGACTTTTACCTTGTCATTCCAAGGCAG GGTGAGCCTGGTCAACCACAAGATCTGGGGATGAATTTTTCAATGTGGATGCTGCTTGAGAGGGTCAGATTTACGTTAGATGGCATTGAATGCAATAAAATTGGTGTCAGTTATGAGGCTTTCAACCAGCAGCCAAACTTCTGTGCTTCACCATTCTGGAGTTGTTTGCATAATCAATTATGGAATTACCGAGAT GCCGATCAGAATCGGATTGATAGGAAGCAATTACCTTTGTATGGTGTGGAAGGAAGGTTTGAACGGATAAACCAGCATCCA AATGGAGGGACTCATTCATTCTCCATAGGAATCACTGAAGTTCTTAACACAAATCTTTTGATAGAGCTTAGTGCTGATGATATAGAATTTGTCTATCAAAG GAGCCCTGGGAAAATCTTAAATGTCACTATCCCAACATTTGAAGCCCTTACACAATTTGGAGTTGGTACAATCACAACAATGAATACTGGGAAAGTGGAAGCATCATACAGTTTAACG TTCGAGTGCTCAAGAGGCGTCTCCCTTATGgag GAGCAATTCTTTATTATGAAGCCAAACGAAATTGCAATACGATCATTTAAACTCTATCCAACCACTGATCAAGCTGCAAAATACATATGTGCAG CTATACTGAAGgattctaattttaatgaaGTTGATAGGGCAGAGTGCCAATTCTCTACTATTGCTACTATTCTTGACAATGGGTCACAG ATCACTCCCTTTCAACCTCCAAAGAATAGTAAGAATGGTTTCTTAGACTCTGTTGAAAGCATTTGGAATACATTATGGAAAGGTTTGGTTGACTTCATCACTGGAAAAACTTGCAG AAGGAAATGCACTAGTTTCTTTGATTTCAGTTGCCACATACAATACATATGTATGGGTTGGATGGTGATGTTTGGTCTTCTTTTGGCTATTATCCCACTAG TGCTTGTGCTTCTGTGGCTTTTACATCAAAAAGGATTTTTTGATCCTCTTTATGACTGGTGGGAAGATCATGTTTGTGCTGATAAACAGAGACATGGATATATACAGAGACACAACATTGATATCCACCACCATCACATTCATGTTAAGCAACATCACGAGTTGGGAGCAAGGCGCCGCAAGCATGACGCTCAATATAAGCGGAGTACCCATCGGGAGCATAAGCATAATCATTCAGGCGGGGATACTGACTATAATTATTACCTTCACCATGTTTATAAGGACAGAAGTAAACGTAGGAGTGCTaagaaatcaagaatcaaGCAGCACGGACTTTTGGATGAAATGGAGGATGACAACATTAAGCACCACAGACacagaaaggaaaaagaacataaaaggaCTATGTAG
- the LOC8265420 gene encoding protein HAPLESS 2 isoform X2, giving the protein MQTLRIPPVITVNKSATYALYELTYIRDVAYKPQEYYVKTRKCERDAGTNVVQICERLRDEKGHIIEHTEPTCCPCGPQRRVPSSCGNFFDKLMKGKANTAHCVRFPGDWFHVFGIGQRSIGFSIRIEVKTRYKVSEVIVGPENRTATSKDNFLRVNLIGDFVGYSSLPSFEDFYLVIPRQGEPGQPQDLGMNFSMWMLLERVRFTLDGIECNKIGVSYEAFNQQPNFCASPFWSCLHNQLWNYRDADQNRIDRKQLPLYGVEGRFERINQHPNGGTHSFSIGITEVLNTNLLIELSADDIEFVYQRSPGKILNVTIPTFEALTQFGVGTITTMNTGKVEASYSLTFECSRGVSLMEEQFFIMKPNEIAIRSFKLYPTTDQAAKYICAAILKDSNFNEVDRAECQFSTIATILDNGSQITPFQPPKNSKNGFLDSVESIWNTLWKGLVDFITGKTCRRKCTSFFDFSCHIQYICMGWMVMFGLLLAIIPLVLVLLWLLHQKGFFDPLYDWWEDHVCADKQRHGYIQRHNIDIHHHHIHVKQHHELGARRRKHDAQYKRSTHREHKHNHSGGDTDYNYYLHHVYKDRSKRRSAKKSRIKQHGLLDEMEDDNIKHHRHRKEKEHKRTM; this is encoded by the exons ATGCAGACATTAAGAATACCACCGGTTATCACTGTCAATAAATCTGCTACTTATGCCCTATACGAGCTTACATATATACGt GATGTTGCTTATAAACCTCAAGAATATTATGTTAAGACACGTAAATGTGAGCGGGATGCTGGTACAAATGTTGTGCAGATATGCGAAAG GTTGCGGGATGAAAAAGGTCATATTATTGAGCATACAGAG CCTACCTGTTGTCCCTGTGGACCCCAAAGAAGAGTACCATCATCATGTGGAAACTTTT TTGACAAATTAATGAAAGGAAAGGCCAACACTGCACACTGTGTCAGATTTCCAGGTGATTG GTTCCATGTTTTTGGCATTGGACAAAGATCAATTGGATTTAGCATTCGAATTGAGGTGAAGACAAGATATAAAGTTTCG GAAGTGATCGTGGGCCCCGAAAATAGAACAGCAACATCCAAGGATAATTTTCTAAGGGTTAATCTTATTGGAGATTTTGTTGGTTATTCAAGTCTTCCTTCATTTGAAGACTTTTACCTTGTCATTCCAAGGCAG GGTGAGCCTGGTCAACCACAAGATCTGGGGATGAATTTTTCAATGTGGATGCTGCTTGAGAGGGTCAGATTTACGTTAGATGGCATTGAATGCAATAAAATTGGTGTCAGTTATGAGGCTTTCAACCAGCAGCCAAACTTCTGTGCTTCACCATTCTGGAGTTGTTTGCATAATCAATTATGGAATTACCGAGAT GCCGATCAGAATCGGATTGATAGGAAGCAATTACCTTTGTATGGTGTGGAAGGAAGGTTTGAACGGATAAACCAGCATCCA AATGGAGGGACTCATTCATTCTCCATAGGAATCACTGAAGTTCTTAACACAAATCTTTTGATAGAGCTTAGTGCTGATGATATAGAATTTGTCTATCAAAG GAGCCCTGGGAAAATCTTAAATGTCACTATCCCAACATTTGAAGCCCTTACACAATTTGGAGTTGGTACAATCACAACAATGAATACTGGGAAAGTGGAAGCATCATACAGTTTAACG TTCGAGTGCTCAAGAGGCGTCTCCCTTATGgag GAGCAATTCTTTATTATGAAGCCAAACGAAATTGCAATACGATCATTTAAACTCTATCCAACCACTGATCAAGCTGCAAAATACATATGTGCAG CTATACTGAAGgattctaattttaatgaaGTTGATAGGGCAGAGTGCCAATTCTCTACTATTGCTACTATTCTTGACAATGGGTCACAG ATCACTCCCTTTCAACCTCCAAAGAATAGTAAGAATGGTTTCTTAGACTCTGTTGAAAGCATTTGGAATACATTATGGAAAGGTTTGGTTGACTTCATCACTGGAAAAACTTGCAG AAGGAAATGCACTAGTTTCTTTGATTTCAGTTGCCACATACAATACATATGTATGGGTTGGATGGTGATGTTTGGTCTTCTTTTGGCTATTATCCCACTAG TGCTTGTGCTTCTGTGGCTTTTACATCAAAAAGGATTTTTTGATCCTCTTTATGACTGGTGGGAAGATCATGTTTGTGCTGATAAACAGAGACATGGATATATACAGAGACACAACATTGATATCCACCACCATCACATTCATGTTAAGCAACATCACGAGTTGGGAGCAAGGCGCCGCAAGCATGACGCTCAATATAAGCGGAGTACCCATCGGGAGCATAAGCATAATCATTCAGGCGGGGATACTGACTATAATTATTACCTTCACCATGTTTATAAGGACAGAAGTAAACGTAGGAGTGCTaagaaatcaagaatcaaGCAGCACGGACTTTTGGATGAAATGGAGGATGACAACATTAAGCACCACAGACacagaaaggaaaaagaacataaaaggaCTATGTAG
- the LOC8265421 gene encoding cold-responsive protein kinase 1 — translation MVPSALQKLNGGFQFENNKGLCGAGFPELRACTAFNNMNINQVEPSGPITNTTTSKNIPVSAILQAPCDQTKCSNSSKFPQVAIISGVTTATIILIGVAFLIIFFYRRQKQKIGNISESSEGRLSTDQAKEFHGAGASPLVSLEYSNGWDPFRGCRNGVGISEPSLNNFRFNLEEVESATQCFSEVNLLGKSSFSSVYKGILRGGSLVAVRSINITSCKSEEDEFMKGLNLLTSLRHDNLVRLRGFCCSKGRGKCFLIYDFAPMGNLSRYLDLEDGSSHILEWSTRVSIINGIAKGIEYLHRGEANKPAIIHRRVSVEKVLLDQEFKPLMADSGLRKFLADDIVFSGIKTSAAMGYLAPEYVTTGHFTEKSDIYAFGVIILQILSGQHMLSNSMRLAAASSRYEDFIDTNLKGNFSESEAAMLSKIALDCTQELLEQRPTMEAVIQEMNKK, via the exons ATGGTTCCTTctg CTTTACAGAAATTAAATGGGGGGTTTCAATTTGAGAACAATAAAGGTTTATGTGGAGCTGGTTTTCCAGAACTTAGAGCTTGCACTGCATTCAACAATATGAACATCAACCAAGTTGAACCCTCGGGACCAATCACAAACACTACCACCTCGAAAAACATTCCGGTTTCTGCAATTCTCCAAGCACCTTGCGATCAAACCAAGTGTTcgaattcatcaaaattccCACAAGTAGCCATCATTTCAGGGGTTACTACAGCCACCATTATATTAATAGGTGTTGCATTTctgataattttcttttaccgCCGCCAAAAGCAGAAAATTGGCAATATATCTGAATCTTCTGAAGGAAGGCTGAGCACTGACCAGGCTAAAGAGTTCCACGGGGCCGGTGCCTCTCCACTTGTGAGTCTTGAGTACTCTAATGGCTGGGATCCATTTCGTGGTTGCCGAAATGGAGTTGGAATCTCAGAGCCCAGTCTAAATAACTTTAGATTTAACCTGGAGGAGGTCGAGTCTGCAACTCAGTGCTTCTCTGAGGTGAATCTATTAGGAAAGAGCAGCTTCTCATCTGTTTACAAAGGAATACTTAGAGGTGGTTCTCTTGTAGCAGTTCGGAGCATTAATATAACAAGTTGCAAGTCTGAAGAAGATGAGTTTATGAAGGGTTTGAACTTACTGACATCCCTCAGACACGATAACCTTGTTAGGCTCAGAGGCTTTTGCTGTTCCAAGGGTAGGGGTAAATGCTTTCTTATCTATGATTTTGCTCCTATGGGAAACCTGTCAAGATATCTTGATCTAGAAGATGGAAGCAGTCATATTCTTGAGTGGTCCACAAGGGTTTCCATTATCAATGGCATTGCAAAAG GTATCGAATATTTACACAGAGGAGAGGCAAATAAACCTGCTATAATTCACCGACGAGTATCTGTTGAGAAAGTTCTACTTGACCAGGAATTCAAGCCATTGATGGCAGACTCTGGCCTTCGTAAGTTTCTAGCAGATGACATTGTCTTCTCAGGCATAAAAACAAGTGCTGCTATGGGATACCTAGCTCCAGAGTATGTAACCACAGGACATTTTACTGAAAAGAGCGATATATATGCATTTGGAGTGATCATTCTCCAAATCCTCTCTGGTCAACATATGCTTTCCAACTCAATGCGTTTGGCAGCTGCATCTAGCAGATACGAGGATTTCATTGACACCAATCTCAAAGGGAACTTTTCTGAATCAGAAGCAGCTATGCTATCAAAAATAGCACTTGATTGTACACAAGAGCTTCTAGAGCAGAGGCCAACAATGGAGGCAGTGATTCAAGAGATGAACAAGAAGTAA
- the LOC8265422 gene encoding peptidyl-tRNA hydrolase ICT1, mitochondrial isoform X1 produces MVISDYVTVSFARSGGSGGQNVNKVNTKVDMRFNVKDAYWLTDRIRDRIMQMEKNRINKDGEIVISSTKTRTQKRAEEENSQIESRNGLKVRRFFQIRRLFEEVGTVGTELLQYQC; encoded by the exons atgGTGATTTCAGATTATGTTACAGTGAGTTTTGCTAGAAGTGGTGGATCCGGAGGTCAAAATGTGAATAAAG TGAACACCAAGGTGGATATGCGCTTCAATGTTAAAGATGCATATTGGCTGACTGACAGGATTAGAGACAGGATTATGCAAATG GAAAAGAACCGGATCAACAAGGATGGTGAGATCGTGATCTCTTCAACAAAGACTAGAACACAAAA AAgagcagaagaagaaaatagccAAATT GAGAGCAGAAACGGCTTAAAAGTAAGAAGGTTCTTTCAGATAAGAAGGCTTTTCGAAGAAGTAGGAACAGTTGGGACTGAACTTCTACAATATCAGTGTTGA
- the LOC8265422 gene encoding peptidyl-tRNA hydrolase ICT1, mitochondrial isoform X2 — MVISDYVTVSFARSGGSGGQNVNKVNTKVDMRFNVKDAYWLTDRIRDRIMQMEKNRINKDGEIVISSTKTRTQKCFSKTPEEQKKKIAKLRAETA; from the exons atgGTGATTTCAGATTATGTTACAGTGAGTTTTGCTAGAAGTGGTGGATCCGGAGGTCAAAATGTGAATAAAG TGAACACCAAGGTGGATATGCGCTTCAATGTTAAAGATGCATATTGGCTGACTGACAGGATTAGAGACAGGATTATGCAAATG GAAAAGAACCGGATCAACAAGGATGGTGAGATCGTGATCTCTTCAACAAAGACTAGAACACAAAA ATGCTTTAGCAAAACTCCAG AAgagcagaagaagaaaatagccAAATT GAGAGCAGAAACGGCTTAA
- the LOC125368596 gene encoding cullin-1-like produces MLGGINKLKRILEGGEEQFSSEEYMMLYTTIYNMCTQKPPHDYSQQLYEKYREAFEEYINSTEGGFEHYSLSWVEKLKCDS; encoded by the exons ATGCTGGGGGGAATCAATAAGCTGAAGAGAATTCTGGAAGGAGGAGAGGAGCAATTTAGCTCTGAAGAATACATGATGCTTTACAC GACTATATACAATATGTGCACCCAGAAGCCTCCTCATGATTACTCTCAACAGCTTTATGAAAAGTACCGGGAGGCTTTTGaagaatatattaattcaaCA GAGGGTGGGTTCGAACATTACAGTTTATCTTGGGTTGAGAAACTAAAGTGTGATAGCTAA